A single genomic interval of Lathyrus oleraceus cultivar Zhongwan6 chromosome 7, CAAS_Psat_ZW6_1.0, whole genome shotgun sequence harbors:
- the LOC127103432 gene encoding uncharacterized protein LOC127103432: MNCSDVQKVQFRTHMLEIEAEDWWRNTVQRFDEDCIEVTWALFRDAFLEKYFLEDVRGKKEIEFLELKQGNGTLDEYAAKFEELIKFCPHYNTANVERSKCLKFVNVLRPDIKKEMGYQQITRFYELVNKSRIYDENSRESAAHYKSLHDKKGKGKF; this comes from the coding sequence ATGAACTGTTCAGATGTGCAGAAGGTGCAGTTTAGAACTCATATGCTTGAGATAGAAGCTGAGGATTGGTGGCGCAACACTGTTCAGAGATTTGATGAGGATTGCATTGAAGTGACTTGGGCACTTTTCCGTGATGCTTTTCTGGAGAAGTATTTTCTAGAAGATGTTCGTGgaaagaaggaaattgaattccttgagtTAAAGCAAGGTAATGGTACCTTAGATGAGTATGCTGCAAAGTTTGAGGAGTTGATCAAATTTTGTCCCCATTATAATACTGCTAATGTTGAGAGATCCAAGTGTCTTAAGTTTGTGAATGTCTTGAGACCTGATATCAAGAAGGAAATGGGTTACCAACAGATTACGAGATTTTATGAGTTGGTTAATAAGAGTAGGATCTATGATGAGAATAGTCGTGAGAGTGCTGCTCATTATAAGTCCTTGCATGATAAGAAAGGAAAAGGGAAATTCTAA